The following are encoded in a window of Saccharothrix longispora genomic DNA:
- a CDS encoding SRPBCC family protein: MVQKVDVRARSAAPPEAVYRLAADSSTWPDWSPVVRWEREREGDARGVGEIRVFHNKGRKVLTREEIVELTPNRRVGYVLLSGLAIHDYRASIELAPDGGGTVIRWCSSFEPDVRGTGWLYRLVLRAVIRRYAEGLAAFAARPH, translated from the coding sequence ATGGTACAGAAAGTGGATGTGCGGGCGCGCAGCGCGGCGCCGCCGGAGGCGGTGTACCGGCTGGCCGCGGACAGCTCCACCTGGCCCGACTGGTCACCGGTCGTGCGCTGGGAGCGGGAACGCGAGGGCGACGCGCGTGGAGTCGGCGAGATCCGGGTATTCCACAACAAAGGCCGCAAGGTCCTCACGAGGGAGGAGATCGTCGAACTGACGCCGAACCGGCGGGTGGGCTACGTGCTGCTGTCGGGCCTCGCGATCCACGACTACCGGGCGTCCATCGAGCTCGCGCCGGACGGCGGTGGGACGGTGATCCGCTGGTGCTCGTCGTTCGAACCCGACGTCCGCGGCACGGGGTGGCTCTACCGGCTGGTCCTGCGCGCCGTGATCCGCCGGTACGCCGAGGGGTTGGCCGCGTTCGCCGCGCGGCCGCACTGA
- a CDS encoding FAD-dependent oxidoreductase, translating to MDVVVIGAGQAGLSTAHFLGRAGLDHLVLDAEDGPGGAWRHRWPTLRMATVHAIHDLPGTPFAEPDPDAPANEALPAYFAEFERREGLDVLRPVRVRAVRDHVPGDRRGPLDVETDRGTFTADTLVNATGTWTRPFVPRYPGQELFRGRQLHSSRYPGPGEFAGEHVIVVGGGTSAVQQLLEIAAHGGTTTWVTRREPEFSDEPFGPEIGRAAVARVEERVRRGLPPRSVVSVTGLSLTPAVREGLRTGVLARRPLFARITEDGVVWPDGRSERADAILWATGFRAALDHLAPLRLRAPGGGVVLDGTRVVADPRVHLVGYGPSASTIGASRAGRVAAREIRDLLSARRAA from the coding sequence ATGGACGTGGTGGTCATCGGCGCAGGTCAGGCGGGCTTGTCCACCGCCCACTTCCTCGGGCGGGCCGGCCTGGACCACCTCGTCCTGGACGCCGAGGACGGACCCGGCGGCGCGTGGCGGCACCGCTGGCCGACGTTGCGCATGGCCACCGTGCACGCGATCCACGACCTGCCGGGGACGCCCTTCGCCGAACCCGACCCGGACGCGCCCGCCAACGAGGCGCTGCCCGCCTACTTCGCCGAGTTCGAACGCCGCGAGGGCCTGGACGTGCTCCGCCCGGTCCGGGTGCGCGCCGTCCGCGACCACGTCCCCGGCGACCGGCGCGGCCCGCTCGACGTCGAGACCGACCGGGGCACCTTCACCGCCGACACCCTGGTCAACGCCACCGGCACGTGGACGCGCCCGTTCGTGCCCCGCTACCCCGGCCAGGAGCTGTTCCGGGGAAGGCAGCTGCACTCCTCGCGGTACCCCGGGCCGGGGGAGTTCGCCGGCGAGCACGTCATCGTCGTCGGCGGCGGCACGTCCGCGGTGCAGCAACTGCTGGAGATCGCCGCGCACGGCGGCACCACGACGTGGGTGACCCGCCGCGAGCCCGAGTTCTCCGACGAGCCGTTCGGCCCCGAGATCGGCCGCGCCGCCGTGGCGAGGGTCGAGGAGCGCGTCCGCCGCGGCCTGCCGCCGCGCAGCGTGGTCAGCGTGACCGGCCTGAGCCTCACCCCGGCCGTCCGCGAGGGGCTGCGCACCGGCGTGCTGGCCCGCAGGCCGCTGTTCGCCCGGATCACGGAGGACGGCGTGGTGTGGCCGGACGGCCGGTCCGAGCGCGCCGACGCGATCCTGTGGGCCACCGGTTTCCGCGCCGCCCTCGACCACCTCGCGCCGCTGCGGCTGCGCGCGCCCGGCGGCGGCGTCGTGCTGGACGGCACCCGCGTCGTCGCCGACCCCCGCGTGCACCTCGTCGGCTACGGCCCGTCGGCCAGCACGATCGGCGCGTCCCGCGCGGGCCGGGTCGCCGCCCGCGAGATCAGGGACCTGCTGTCCGCGCGGCGGGCCGCCTGA
- a CDS encoding OsmC family protein produces the protein MSNVEVRRTGQHEFTATNDRGASVRVGRKGAEGAFTPVELLLAAAAGCAAVTVETLVTRRVDGDLVARADDVRPEGAHQLDAVPVTLDYDVSSLDDAQRAVLETAVRRAVDELCTVTRTLKQSPPTPLNLP, from the coding sequence GTGTCCAACGTCGAGGTCCGCCGCACCGGCCAGCACGAGTTCACCGCGACCAACGACCGGGGCGCGTCGGTGCGCGTCGGTCGCAAGGGCGCCGAGGGCGCGTTCACGCCCGTCGAACTGCTGCTGGCCGCTGCGGCGGGCTGCGCGGCGGTGACGGTGGAGACGCTGGTCACCCGCCGCGTCGACGGCGACCTGGTGGCGCGCGCCGACGACGTGCGGCCCGAGGGCGCGCACCAGCTGGACGCCGTCCCGGTCACCCTCGACTACGACGTCTCGTCCTTGGACGACGCGCAGCGCGCGGTCCTGGAGACCGCGGTCCGCCGCGCGGTCGACGAGCTGTGCACCGTGACCCGCACCCTGAAGCAGTCCCCGCCCACCCCCCTGAACCTCCCCTGA
- the rph gene encoding ribonuclease PH — translation MLRTDGRNDDALRDIRITRGFQQWPAGSVLIEFGNTRVLCAASVTEGVPRWRSGSGLGWVTAEYAMLPSATHTRSDRESVKGRIGGRTHEISRLIGRSLRACIDLAALGENTIVIDCDVIQADGGTRTAAITGAYVALVDAVTWLGAAKRLADPQPLSCAVSAVSVGVVDGRVRLDLPYEEDSRAEVDMNVVATDAGTLIEVQGTGEGATFARSTLDRMLDLALAGCAELNRVQAEALALPYPGVLPEPKAKKK, via the coding sequence GTGCTGAGGACCGATGGCAGGAACGACGACGCGCTGCGCGACATCCGGATCACCCGCGGCTTCCAGCAGTGGCCCGCGGGGTCGGTGTTGATCGAGTTCGGGAACACCCGCGTGCTGTGCGCGGCCAGCGTGACCGAGGGCGTGCCGCGGTGGCGGTCCGGCTCGGGCCTGGGCTGGGTGACCGCCGAGTACGCGATGCTGCCGTCTGCGACGCACACCCGCAGCGACCGCGAGTCGGTGAAGGGCCGGATCGGGGGACGCACGCACGAGATCAGTCGCCTGATCGGGCGTTCCCTGCGCGCGTGCATCGACCTGGCCGCGCTGGGCGAGAACACCATCGTCATCGACTGCGACGTGATCCAGGCCGACGGCGGGACCCGCACCGCGGCGATCACCGGCGCGTACGTGGCCCTGGTCGACGCCGTCACGTGGCTGGGCGCGGCCAAGCGCCTCGCCGACCCGCAGCCGCTGTCGTGCGCCGTGTCGGCGGTGTCGGTCGGCGTGGTCGACGGCCGGGTGCGCCTCGACCTGCCGTACGAGGAGGACTCGCGCGCCGAGGTCGACATGAACGTCGTCGCGACCGACGCGGGCACCCTGATCGAGGTGCAGGGCACCGGCGAGGGCGCCACGTTCGCCCGCTCGACCCTCGACCGGATGCTCGACCTGGCGCTGGCGGGCTGCGCCGAGCTGAACCGCGTGCAGGCCGAGGCGCTGGCCCTGCCCTACCCCGGCGTGCTGCCCGAGCCGAAGGCGAAGAAGAAGTGA
- a CDS encoding DUF2231 domain-containing protein codes for MALADDLVTIFGPPAHPLLVHAVVVLLPLAALGAVAAAVVPRWRQKYSWPLAGVTLMGVGSVPLAQASGDQLYARMADLGNPQIDRHAELGNDLLPFALGFGVVVVALLVAGRLADRERSAATESTTPVPRTWRRIAVVVSVLVIAAGVATTVQVVRIGHSGSSAVWNGVATP; via the coding sequence ATGGCACTCGCAGACGACCTGGTGACCATCTTCGGTCCACCGGCGCACCCGTTGCTGGTCCACGCGGTGGTGGTGCTGCTGCCGCTGGCCGCCCTGGGCGCGGTCGCGGCCGCCGTCGTGCCGCGGTGGCGGCAGAAGTACTCGTGGCCCCTGGCGGGGGTGACGCTGATGGGCGTGGGCTCGGTGCCGCTGGCCCAGGCCTCCGGCGACCAGCTGTACGCGAGGATGGCCGACCTGGGCAACCCGCAGATCGACCGGCACGCGGAGCTGGGCAACGACCTGCTGCCGTTCGCGCTGGGCTTCGGCGTGGTGGTCGTGGCGCTGCTGGTCGCGGGTCGGCTCGCCGACCGGGAGCGCAGCGCGGCGACGGAGAGCACGACGCCCGTGCCGAGGACGTGGCGGCGGATCGCGGTGGTCGTGAGCGTCCTCGTCATCGCCGCCGGCGTCGCCACCACCGTCCAGGTGGTCCGCATCGGCCACAGCGGCTCCTCCGCCGTCTGGAACGGCGTGGCCACCCCCTGA
- the bcp gene encoding thioredoxin-dependent thiol peroxidase: MTEQKRLSPGDQAPAFTLPDSTGKPVSLSDHLGRSVVVYFYPAASTPGCTKQACDFRDSIGDLAASGYDVVGISPDKPEKLAKFAEAEGLNFPLLSDVDRAVLTEWGAYGEKKNYGRTVMGVIRSTFLVGPDGRVVKALYNVRATGHVAKLLRELPTS, translated from the coding sequence ATGACCGAGCAGAAGCGCCTGTCACCCGGCGACCAGGCCCCGGCGTTCACCCTGCCCGACAGCACGGGCAAGCCCGTCTCGCTGTCCGACCACCTCGGCCGATCCGTGGTCGTGTACTTCTACCCGGCCGCGAGCACACCGGGCTGCACCAAGCAGGCGTGCGACTTCCGCGACAGCATCGGCGACCTGGCCGCGTCCGGCTACGACGTCGTGGGCATCTCCCCCGACAAGCCGGAGAAGCTGGCGAAGTTCGCCGAGGCGGAGGGCCTCAACTTCCCGCTGCTGTCCGACGTCGACCGCGCCGTGCTCACCGAGTGGGGCGCGTACGGGGAGAAGAAGAACTACGGCCGCACGGTGATGGGCGTGATCCGGTCGACGTTCCTGGTCGGTCCGGACGGCAGGGTCGTGAAGGCCCTCTACAACGTGCGGGCGACCGGGCACGTGGCCAAGCTGCTGCGCGAGCTGCCGACCTCCTGA
- a CDS encoding styrene monooxygenase/indole monooxygenase family protein — MTIHSDRTADELLADRGRPTACLFGDQVEYEAELGLDFHPEAYRMRRIHLDLFTGTGGVAFSVDAPLRKPALAVDQRLKFAEGLAELARRGAEVVVGEVTVADLDRLAAAHDLVVVTAGCRSLTGLFERDPARCAHSRAQRRLFMVNVHGYDMEARPEHRGGVFSFLPGTVEVFWVPFHDKDVGESRSVVLEAAPGGPADRFRGVTTADEGVDVLKGLVDDLLPHESAFLRPARATSPVAWIEGEVVPVVRRPVAVLPSGRHVLGLGDAVVLNDPLTGQGANNATRMARFFAERLTAFDGPYTATWLTDRFDEWWERGRFTSDFTNGLLAPLRDFQRDVLLAASRREGIGEQLFEGFNDPSSLFPWFFEEEAARDFLARCDVGRLDVLRYKLGVGLRVAGQKLGGWRSGQAVRRPAARTAGP; from the coding sequence GTGACCATCCACTCCGACCGGACCGCGGACGAACTCCTCGCCGACCGGGGCCGGCCCACCGCCTGCCTGTTCGGCGACCAGGTCGAGTACGAGGCCGAACTGGGACTCGACTTCCACCCCGAGGCGTACCGGATGCGCCGCATCCACCTCGACCTGTTCACCGGGACCGGCGGGGTGGCGTTCTCCGTGGACGCGCCGCTGCGCAAACCCGCGCTGGCCGTGGACCAGCGGCTGAAGTTCGCCGAGGGGCTCGCCGAGCTGGCCCGGCGCGGCGCGGAGGTGGTGGTCGGCGAGGTGACCGTCGCGGACCTCGACCGGCTGGCGGCGGCGCACGACCTGGTGGTGGTGACCGCCGGGTGCCGGTCGCTGACCGGGCTGTTCGAGCGCGACCCGGCGCGGTGCGCGCACTCCCGGGCGCAGCGCAGGCTGTTCATGGTCAACGTCCACGGCTACGACATGGAGGCCCGCCCCGAGCACCGCGGGGGCGTGTTCTCGTTCCTGCCGGGCACCGTGGAGGTGTTCTGGGTGCCGTTCCACGACAAGGACGTGGGCGAGTCGCGCAGCGTCGTGCTGGAGGCCGCGCCCGGCGGACCGGCGGACCGGTTCCGCGGCGTCACGACGGCCGACGAGGGCGTGGACGTGCTCAAGGGCCTGGTGGACGACCTGCTGCCGCACGAGTCGGCGTTCCTGCGGCCCGCGCGGGCGACCAGCCCGGTGGCGTGGATCGAGGGCGAGGTCGTGCCGGTGGTGCGCCGGCCGGTGGCCGTGCTGCCGTCCGGGCGGCACGTGCTGGGCCTCGGCGACGCGGTCGTGCTCAACGACCCGCTGACCGGGCAGGGCGCGAACAACGCGACCCGGATGGCCCGCTTCTTCGCCGAGCGGCTGACCGCGTTCGACGGGCCCTACACCGCGACGTGGCTGACCGACCGGTTCGACGAGTGGTGGGAGCGCGGCCGGTTCACGAGCGACTTCACCAACGGCCTGCTGGCGCCGCTGCGGGACTTCCAGCGGGACGTGCTGCTCGCGGCGTCGCGGCGGGAGGGCATCGGGGAGCAGCTGTTCGAGGGGTTCAACGACCCGTCGTCGCTGTTCCCGTGGTTCTTCGAGGAGGAGGCGGCGCGCGACTTCCTGGCGCGGTGCGACGTGGGCAGGCTCGACGTGCTGCGCTACAAGCTGGGCGTGGGCCTGCGGGTCGCCGGGCAGAAGCTCGGCGGGTGGCGGTCCGGCCAGGCGGTCAGGCGGCCCGCCGCGCGGACAGCAGGTCCCTGA
- a CDS encoding hemerythrin domain-containing protein — translation MATDVVDLILADHRRFEELFRALRDRGSDRSTLLGELAALLIAHAEAEESEVYPALKRYKEVDDDEVDHGAEEHAEGHQALLALMEISDTESEEWEGKLEELVEALNHHIDEEERTILNGAREQVAEERRAELGEKFLEIRQDRIDDDCGDLEYVRKVAHATADRID, via the coding sequence ATGGCAACTGACGTCGTCGACCTCATCCTGGCGGACCACCGCAGGTTCGAGGAACTGTTCCGCGCCCTGCGCGACCGGGGGTCCGACCGGTCGACGCTGCTCGGCGAGCTGGCCGCGTTGCTCATCGCCCACGCCGAAGCCGAGGAGAGCGAGGTGTACCCGGCGCTCAAGCGCTACAAGGAGGTCGACGACGACGAAGTCGACCACGGCGCCGAGGAGCACGCCGAGGGGCACCAGGCCCTGCTCGCCCTGATGGAGATCTCCGACACCGAGTCCGAGGAGTGGGAGGGCAAGCTCGAAGAACTGGTCGAGGCGCTCAACCACCACATCGACGAGGAGGAGCGCACCATCCTCAACGGCGCCCGCGAGCAGGTCGCCGAGGAGCGCCGCGCGGAACTGGGGGAGAAGTTCCTGGAGATCCGCCAGGACCGCATCGACGACGACTGCGGGGACCTGGAGTACGTGCGCAAGGTGGCGCACGCCACGGCCGACCGGATCGACTAG
- a CDS encoding MBL fold metallo-hydrolase: MLLTILGCSGSLPGPHGPASGYLVEADGCRLAIELGGGVLAALQAHHDPFSLDALLFSHLHPDHCADFTTLAVTRRYHTHPPHDTRARKLPVHAPVEAPERFARAYAETAEELLTTDLSDVFEFHALADRGVTRVGPFEITAVRVEHPTESYGFRIAAGRTTLAYTGDTGPCDQLRFLAQDADVLLSEATWTHTGDRPPGRHLSGVQAGSLAAAAGVGRLLLTHVAPWTDREAVLAEARSRFEGPAELVSPGAEYVVDEPVARVIGGHGN; the protein is encoded by the coding sequence GTGCTGTTGACCATCCTCGGCTGCTCGGGCAGCCTGCCGGGCCCGCACGGGCCGGCATCCGGCTACCTCGTCGAGGCGGATGGCTGCCGACTCGCGATCGAACTGGGCGGTGGTGTGCTCGCGGCGCTCCAGGCGCACCACGACCCGTTCTCGTTGGACGCGCTGCTGTTCTCCCACCTGCACCCGGACCACTGCGCCGACTTCACCACCCTGGCCGTCACCCGCCGCTACCACACGCACCCGCCCCACGACACGCGTGCGCGCAAGCTGCCCGTGCACGCGCCGGTCGAGGCGCCCGAGAGGTTCGCGCGCGCCTACGCCGAGACCGCCGAGGAACTGCTCACCACCGACCTGTCGGACGTGTTCGAGTTCCACGCCCTCGCCGACCGCGGCGTGACGCGCGTCGGGCCGTTCGAGATCACCGCCGTCCGGGTCGAGCACCCCACCGAGTCCTACGGGTTCCGCATCGCCGCCGGGCGGACCACCCTCGCGTACACCGGTGACACCGGGCCGTGCGACCAGTTGCGGTTCCTCGCGCAGGACGCGGACGTGCTGCTGTCCGAGGCGACGTGGACGCACACCGGGGACCGGCCGCCCGGCAGGCACCTGTCCGGCGTGCAGGCGGGTTCGCTCGCGGCGGCGGCCGGGGTGGGCCGGCTGCTGCTCACGCACGTCGCGCCGTGGACCGACCGCGAGGCCGTGCTGGCCGAGGCGCGCAGCCGGTTCGAGGGCCCCGCGGAACTCGTCTCACCGGGCGCGGAGTACGTGGTTGACGAGCCGGTGGCCCGGGTAATCGGCGGCCATGGCAACTGA
- a CDS encoding LLM class flavin-dependent oxidoreductase, which yields MSRLRDVPLSALDLATITTGTDARTALAHTRELARLVERLGFTRFWLAEHHNMPGIASSSPAILIGHVADATTTLRVGSGGVMLPNHPPLVVAEQFGTLSALHPGRIDLGIGRAPGTDQRTAQALRRTTGPLSVDDFPQQLAELNGYFDGTEQLLAVPAQGNKPDVFLLGSSGYSAQVAGLLGLPFAFAHHFSAENTLPALALYRERFRPSARLSEPYALVCASVLVADTDERARYLAQPGALSFLRLRSGRPGPMATNEEADAYPYTDVERLIVEDRMASQVIGSPSTVEAGLEALLADTAADELMVTTMVAEQSDRLRSYELLAQIAQRSSERVKTEVEV from the coding sequence ATGAGCCGACTCCGCGACGTGCCGCTGTCCGCACTCGACCTGGCCACGATCACCACGGGGACGGACGCGCGCACGGCCCTCGCGCACACCCGTGAGCTGGCCCGACTCGTCGAGCGGCTCGGCTTCACCCGGTTCTGGCTCGCCGAGCACCACAACATGCCGGGCATCGCCAGCTCCTCCCCCGCGATCCTCATCGGCCACGTCGCCGACGCCACCACGACGCTGCGGGTCGGCTCCGGCGGCGTGATGCTGCCCAACCACCCGCCGCTGGTCGTGGCCGAGCAGTTCGGCACGCTCTCCGCCCTGCACCCCGGTCGCATCGACCTCGGCATCGGCCGCGCGCCGGGCACCGACCAGCGCACCGCGCAGGCGCTGCGCCGCACCACCGGCCCGCTGTCGGTGGACGACTTCCCGCAGCAGCTGGCCGAGCTGAACGGGTACTTCGACGGCACCGAGCAGCTGCTGGCCGTGCCCGCGCAGGGCAACAAGCCGGACGTGTTCCTGCTCGGGTCGAGCGGGTACAGCGCGCAGGTCGCGGGCCTGCTCGGGCTGCCGTTCGCGTTCGCCCACCACTTCAGCGCCGAGAACACGCTGCCCGCCCTGGCCCTGTACCGCGAGCGGTTCCGGCCGTCCGCGCGGCTGTCCGAGCCGTACGCGCTGGTGTGCGCCTCGGTGCTGGTCGCCGACACCGACGAGCGGGCGCGGTACCTCGCCCAGCCCGGCGCCCTGTCGTTCCTCCGGCTGCGCAGCGGCCGGCCCGGGCCGATGGCCACCAACGAGGAGGCCGACGCCTACCCGTACACCGACGTGGAGCGGCTGATCGTGGAGGACCGGATGGCCTCGCAGGTCATCGGGTCGCCCTCGACCGTGGAGGCGGGGCTGGAGGCGCTGCTCGCCGACACCGCCGCCGACGAGCTGATGGTGACCACGATGGTCGCCGAGCAGTCCGACCGGCTCCGGTCCTACGAACTCCTCGCCCAGATCGCCCAACGTTCATCCGAACGAGTGAAGACCGAAGTAGAGGTGTAG
- a CDS encoding response regulator transcription factor, whose translation MRVILAEDSTLLREGLVRLLVEEGHEVLAAVGDARALLDAVAAHRPDVVVTDVRMPPTNTDEGLKAALEVRERFPGVGVLVLSQYVEQRYAVDLLTGHADGVGYLLKDRVVQVEEFLDALSRVGAGGAAFDPEVVRRLLARTTSPLDVLTARERDVLAHMAEGHTNNAIADRLHVSRSAVEKHINSIFDKLGLSADGGYSRRVLAVLRYLRA comes from the coding sequence GTGCGCGTGATCCTGGCCGAGGACTCGACGCTGCTGCGCGAGGGCCTGGTGCGCCTCCTGGTCGAGGAGGGGCACGAGGTGCTCGCCGCCGTCGGCGACGCGCGGGCGCTGCTCGACGCGGTGGCCGCGCACCGGCCGGACGTCGTGGTGACCGACGTGCGGATGCCCCCGACGAACACCGACGAGGGCCTGAAGGCCGCGCTGGAGGTCCGCGAGCGGTTCCCGGGCGTCGGCGTGCTGGTGCTGTCGCAGTACGTCGAGCAGCGCTACGCCGTCGACCTGCTCACCGGGCACGCCGACGGCGTGGGCTACCTGCTGAAGGACCGCGTGGTCCAGGTGGAGGAGTTCCTCGACGCGCTGAGCCGGGTGGGCGCGGGCGGCGCCGCGTTCGACCCGGAGGTGGTGCGCCGGCTGCTGGCCCGCACGACGAGCCCGCTGGACGTGCTGACCGCGCGGGAGCGGGACGTGCTGGCGCACATGGCCGAGGGGCACACGAACAACGCGATCGCGGATCGGCTGCACGTGTCGCGCAGCGCGGTGGAGAAGCACATCAACTCGATCTTCGACAAGCTGGGGCTGTCCGCCGACGGCGGTTACAGCCGCCGGGTGCTGGCCGTGCTGCGCTACTTGCGCGCGTGA
- the rdgB gene encoding RdgB/HAM1 family non-canonical purine NTP pyrophosphatase — protein sequence MKLLLASRNGKKLGELRRILLAEGLDGIEVVGLDDVPGFPEAPETEPTFEGNALAKARDAYNATGLPSVADDSGIAIDALNGMPGVLSARWSGAHGDDEANTRLVLGQLRDVPDERRGAAFVCTAAFVNGDVETVVRGEWRGTITREPRGTNGFGYDPVFVPEGHDVTSAELSPEEKDALSHRGRALRLLLPHLREPARG from the coding sequence GTGAAGCTGCTGCTGGCGTCCCGCAACGGGAAGAAGCTCGGCGAGCTGCGCCGCATCCTGCTGGCCGAGGGCCTGGACGGCATCGAGGTCGTCGGCCTGGACGACGTGCCCGGGTTCCCGGAGGCCCCGGAGACCGAGCCGACGTTCGAGGGCAACGCCCTGGCCAAGGCGCGGGACGCGTACAACGCCACCGGCCTGCCGTCGGTCGCCGACGACTCGGGCATCGCCATCGACGCCCTGAACGGCATGCCCGGCGTCCTGTCGGCCCGCTGGTCGGGTGCGCACGGCGACGACGAGGCCAACACGCGGCTCGTCCTGGGTCAGCTCCGCGACGTCCCGGACGAGCGGCGCGGCGCGGCGTTCGTCTGCACGGCGGCGTTCGTGAACGGCGACGTCGAGACGGTGGTGCGCGGCGAGTGGCGGGGCACGATCACCCGCGAGCCGCGCGGGACCAACGGCTTCGGCTACGACCCGGTCTTCGTGCCGGAGGGCCACGACGTGACGTCGGCCGAGCTGTCCCCGGAGGAGAAGGACGCCCTCTCGCACCGGGGACGCGCGCTGCGCCTGCTGCTGCCGCACCTGCGGGAGCCGGCCCGGGGGTAG
- a CDS encoding sensor histidine kinase has translation MHRALRVVVGLSLGFLTAGVNVLVVAFARKWARPVARAERRRLAWALDLDTAEPTQERAVRYLAVRWLVGLFGGVVLAWLYYGLAMVGVIAYRLVAGATGPELNADDDWVEYLWTALVGVVLLYIEVQGIIGVAALEERVAHRFLGPSEAELLRRRIDELATSRAGIVAAVDAERRRIERDLHDGVQQRLVALGMLLGRARRKPEHAAELLAQAHEESRHVLEDLREVAWRVYPSALDSLGLVEALEAVADRSVIPVRISCPALTAAPQVETAVYFVVCEAVTNAAKHSGATMIDVDIDEGGGVVRVRVVDDGVGGADPAGGGLAGLSRRVLALDGEFTVTSPAGGPTEIRAGIPCA, from the coding sequence GTGCACAGGGCGTTGCGCGTGGTCGTCGGGTTGTCACTCGGATTCCTCACCGCGGGTGTGAACGTGCTGGTCGTGGCGTTCGCCCGGAAGTGGGCCCGCCCGGTGGCGCGAGCGGAACGCCGACGTCTCGCGTGGGCGCTGGACCTGGACACCGCCGAGCCGACGCAGGAGCGGGCGGTCCGGTACCTCGCGGTGCGCTGGCTCGTCGGCCTGTTCGGCGGGGTCGTGCTGGCGTGGCTCTACTACGGCCTGGCGATGGTCGGGGTGATCGCGTACCGGCTGGTCGCGGGCGCCACGGGTCCCGAGCTGAACGCCGACGACGACTGGGTCGAGTACCTGTGGACGGCCCTGGTCGGCGTGGTCCTGCTCTACATCGAGGTGCAGGGGATCATCGGCGTCGCCGCGCTGGAGGAGAGGGTCGCGCACCGGTTCCTCGGGCCGAGCGAGGCCGAGCTGCTGCGCCGCCGCATCGACGAGCTGGCCACCAGCCGGGCGGGCATCGTCGCGGCGGTGGACGCCGAGCGCCGCCGCATCGAGCGGGACCTGCACGACGGCGTCCAGCAGCGGCTCGTCGCGCTGGGCATGCTGCTCGGCCGCGCCCGCCGCAAGCCCGAGCACGCCGCCGAGCTGCTCGCCCAGGCGCACGAGGAGTCCCGGCACGTGCTGGAGGACCTGCGCGAGGTGGCCTGGCGGGTCTACCCGTCGGCGCTGGACTCGCTGGGCCTGGTCGAGGCGCTGGAGGCGGTGGCGGACCGCTCGGTCATCCCGGTGCGGATCAGCTGCCCCGCGCTGACCGCCGCGCCGCAGGTGGAGACCGCGGTGTACTTCGTGGTGTGCGAGGCGGTGACGAACGCGGCCAAGCACTCGGGTGCGACGATGATCGACGTGGACATCGACGAGGGCGGCGGCGTGGTGCGCGTGCGGGTCGTCGACGACGGTGTCGGAGGAGCGGACCCCGCGGGCGGCGGGCTGGCCGGCCTGTCCCGACGGGTGCTGGCGCTGGACGGCGAGTTCACCGTGACCAGCCCGGCCGGCGGTCCCACCGAGATCAGGGCGGGCATCCCGTGCGCGTGA
- a CDS encoding DedA family protein, with the protein MDIVSWVTDLMETLGAPGAGLAIALENLFPPLPSELFLPLAGFTASQGRMGLVAAILWTTAGSVVGALLLYYLGAALGRDRIRRIAGRMPLMKASDVDRSEQWFNRHGKATVFFGRMVPVFRSLISIPAGVERMPILQFTLLTAAGSLIWNTALILAGYLLGANYHLVDQYLGVVSKVVLGLVVIAVVWFVVSRVVQQKKDHARK; encoded by the coding sequence ATGGACATCGTCTCGTGGGTCACCGACCTGATGGAAACGCTCGGCGCACCGGGCGCCGGGCTGGCCATCGCGCTGGAGAACCTCTTCCCGCCGCTGCCCAGCGAACTGTTCCTGCCGCTGGCGGGGTTCACCGCGAGCCAGGGTCGGATGGGCCTCGTCGCCGCGATCCTGTGGACCACCGCGGGTTCGGTGGTGGGCGCGCTGCTGCTGTACTACCTGGGCGCCGCGCTGGGCCGCGACCGCATCCGCCGCATCGCGGGCAGGATGCCGCTGATGAAGGCGTCCGACGTGGACAGGTCCGAGCAGTGGTTCAACCGGCACGGCAAGGCCACCGTGTTCTTCGGCCGGATGGTGCCGGTCTTCCGCAGTCTCATCTCCATCCCGGCGGGCGTGGAGCGGATGCCGATCCTCCAGTTCACCCTGCTCACCGCGGCGGGCAGCCTGATCTGGAACACCGCCCTGATCCTCGCGGGCTACCTGCTCGGCGCGAACTACCACCTCGTCGACCAGTACCTGGGCGTCGTGTCGAAGGTCGTGCTCGGCCTCGTGGTGATCGCCGTCGTCTGGTTCGTCGTGTCCCGGGTGGTGCAGCAGAAGAAGGATCACGCGCGCAAGTAG